Part of the Cydia pomonella isolate Wapato2018A chromosome 20, ilCydPomo1, whole genome shotgun sequence genome is shown below.
AGTATAATAACAACTCATAAGTCgggtaaataaaatacctactgaATGTTTCATTGGGAAAGTGCTTGCCTTATATACTAGGATTATTCTTACGtcaatatgtacagtcagccaagaaagtggtttactctatttgtcaagtatagtcgttagatttgtagctggctgaacggcttatcctttgtctattgttaactaaaacgtcgcatgccactacctgcaagtaaagggcccggtcactttaaccggttatttaattacaactcctgtGGTAAtagaaataagattcaaaatgaacaaatggaaaaataatttgcgatttcttgtgtggtccctatacggttactgaccCAACGAgctgagctcaacgaggggggtggggttagggtcggcaacgcgcatgtaactcctctggagttgcaggtgtacataggctacggagactgcttaccatcaggcaggccgtatgcttgtttgccaccgacgtagtataaaaaaaaaaaaaaaaaaaaaaactgactgagtgccggcgagtcgaacgctaccgaaccagtctaaaatgtgtcctcgatatgcgtaacaaaggcgcgttatcggagagcacacgtacactggttttttgagcgttagactagcctgcgctcaggtgccaattagaattatacgactctttttttttgcaggtagtggcacgcgtcGTTTTAGTTAGGTTACATAGTACATTGTTTGTGATCAATGGACTGTGaaagttaattaagtttaaatcatgcGTTTAAGAGGGAAAAGGgattattatcatttatataagtattttatgttTGTCAGCTGATCTGGTGTGATCAGCTGTGTGAACCTCACTACAGTATCATCATACACATTTTTCTTTCCTTGTGGCCACCACCCAAAGGCTGTCTAAGGACATCACTTTAGCGAAAAGACGACGACGCCGCCCACCAGGTCGCCAGCTGACACGTTGTATAGTATACTTACGTTGCACGCCATGCATAGCCCCCAGCAGAGCCAAGCCCACGAAGAGGCTGAACACGGGGCGCTCCAGCGCCGCcagggcggcggcgggcgcgcgcgcggggGCGCCGGCGCCGAGCAGCAGGGGCGACGACGCCGCCCACCAGGTCGCCAGCTGACACGTTGTATAGTATACTTACGTTGCACGCCATGCATAGCCCCCAGCAGAGCCAAGCCCACGAAGAGGCTGAACACGGGGCGCTCCAGCGCCGCcagggcggcggcgggcgcgcgcgcggggGCGCCGGCGCCGAGCAGCAGGGGCGACGACGCCGCCCACCAGATCGCCAGCGGGGCGCCCGCGCTCGTCACCCAGCGGAACCACTGCAATAATAAAGCTTGTGCTGTAGGTCCTAGGTGATGATATACACTATATTATTTACCATCgatattatttcacaaaaatCAATCGGAATTACTTTAACCtccttagggccacttgcaccatcgcactaacccggggttaaccggttaaacctgtaCTTgtcatggttaccagtacaatttgacactgggttaatgATTTAACTTGTTAACCCCGGCTTAAtgagatggtgcaagtggcgcttaggccatagatacaatacaatacaatacaaatccaaAGAGGATTTGTATGGTATTGTATCTATTgcacatgaagatagaggtaaacaacaggcggccttatcgctccagagtgatctcttccagacaacctttaggtagtggagaaatgaaacggGTAAACTGTGGTAGATACTGTAGTGTTATAAGTATTATACCTTATTACATGTCTGCATATATACTCTTTGTGTACTCTATGATGCTAGTATATAACACTTGTATTGACACATATGTAGCAGTTGCAATAAACGTCCTAAAGGTAACTAATCGTTTAAATTACTTTCCACATCGCATGGCGACCTTGCCAGGATCTCGGTTGAAGATCGcgagttgttaatcaaaagaaGGAAATTTGTGAAGGACATTGtgtttaaaatattcaaaagtgtCGGGGGAAAATATGACGTCGCAGATCATTCCCCATTGCAACTTCTTTTTCTTGGTGCACGTTTGTTAGAATTCGACATTGGTATCATACGCTCGAACTATGGGTTCCAGTACATCCACGGACGAGATCATGATTGCTCAAACCGCTACAGGAGGCGGCAGTAACTCTGAAGGTTGCAGGTGTAGAGCAACTCAAGATACCCTACGAATATCATCTACTCTTTACATACTCTTTGTGTACTCTCTATGTGTCACTAGTATATAAGTTATGTAGGTAACATAACACTTGTATTGGCCCATATATAGCAGTTGGAACAAACGCCCGAAAGGTAACAAGTCCTTTCAATTACTTCTCACATCGCAATACATTTTCGGAATAACAGGACTTTATCAAGCCAGGAGTTTTGCGGTTAGGCAGGGACTGCTGCGGTTGCTTGTAATGGACATAGCCGTAAGCCAGCAACCAGCCTTCGAATGTGTCTGGTGCGTTGTCCAGCGGAGACTGGTATAGGACTGGTAACATACCCGATACTGCTGCGGCTGCTTGTTCCGTTCCAGCATCTCATGGTGGACGTAGGCTAACAGTAGACCTGCCAATGTGCCCGGTGCGTTGCCCAGCGGAGACTGGTACAGGATGTTGAAGGACAGGTCTCCGTAGTACTTCATACGGACCACTCTGTAAAAACCATTTAAGTTTTTGTAGAACAGGTTATAAGTATGTGTAATTCCTACATTAAAGATGTAGAAATATCGATAGATAAAAACGTGATCGAGAGAGAAATCAAATTACAGAATTATATCTCGTTTGATCCGTGAGAGACTGAATATTTAGATTAACAATTTCTTGCCAACGGTTTACAATTAGAAAAAGGTCTAAATTACGAGTAAAACTGCACTTACTCAGGGTTATGCATGACGAACGTGGACACGAGCTTCAACCAGTAGGAGATGGCGAACAGCCCGCCGACGGAGATGAACAGCAACGTCATCAATGTCGGCAGCGCACCGCGTCGCCAGCGCGCCAGGCCGAGAGTCAGCAGCAAGGCTACGGCGTACAGCTGCATGTCTGCTGCCAGGTACCTGCGATGTCaattcatcatcattatgaaATCCACCGAAAGGAAGAAAAAGATCCTCAGTAAGGATCGATCAAATATCAACGATCGGTCGTACGCGTGAAGTATGGGAAGATTGGCACCATTCGTACACTTTttagattttgatttttataaattctAATATCAAAGATAAATTGCTAAATAGGTTATTATAACAAATTACATATATTCAGCTtcctaataaaaatgtatggagtaattatttcttaaaataaatgaatgaaatgcaTTTTAGTAAAAGCTGTCAAATGTCCGAAACTACCCCACTATAGGGGTGCATTCGTACATAGATAAGGGAACATTCGGACGGTAggttggtaggtaggtacaggtaaaataaaatagcaaagTAATTATCAAAACTCGTATTAATTGGCATTAAAAATAGCAACGATGTAATAAAGTAAATGACAAAACTTTTTAGCatcaaaacatattcatttcttaggaaaataaatcaataagtaGAAAATACACAACATGGTGTAGACTATACTAATTTTTAAACCGAATCGGTCAATAAGAGATCAATATTCTAGTTATTTGCTGTATCAGACATACTTAGAGTCCAGTTTTATCCCATTTTGGCGGATAGGTACATTTCAGAACTTTAGCATAATCATATCCCAGCTTTCTGACTTGTAATATTGTGAGCTCGTAATGCATTTTTGAGCTTTTTGCTACATATTCGTTTAATTGGGACTCTTGTTCTTGAGAAAATACTTGATAATTGGTGAATTTAGACTGATACGTGCGGCTCGTGCCAGCATCATCatgtttatcttttattttttttacccgACTCCAAAGTTGAGGTCTTAATGTTATATTTATCCGCTGCTTTTCTGTAACACATTTTATCTTCCAAAACGTCTTTTATTGCCGAGGAcatattttcttcatttattAATGTAGACCTAGTCTCTTTTTTCTTGTAACTCCGCACCATTTTTGCgtattttctgaaaaaaaaaaaaacctgttaaTACATGTACGTGTGGGTATATTCGTACAGTTACGGGGCACATTCGTACGTGTACGTTACTTGCTAGTTATTCGTACGAATGTGCCCATCAGTAGGCGTACGAATCTGCCCCGAAGGTCAAAAATGAAAGATTTTTATCCACACACAAATCATGTATAAAAACCCACAAAAAAGATACATTATCATTATCGTGATCTTAGTTACTTACCAATTAGCAATAATCTAATAGAATTTGTCACTTCACATAAGCACGAAACACCTGGAAACATCGACAAAATATTTACTCTGAGCGTGCAAAAACACATTACGTCCTCTCGCATTGCTCGCAATGGCCGCCCTGGCGGCTAACTTCGTTGACAACTGACGGCCGCCCGAGCCTACTCACATACGCAAAGCCGTAATAAATACGTAGTTCTAACAGGCGGTTGTAGTGACTGTATGAAGCTTCCCCGTGTATGAATGGTGCCAATCTTCCCCTAATAACAACAAGTGTTTAAAATTTATGTTGATATAACTTCAGAAGTTACGACTTTCTTGGAAGGGTTGACAAAGGGATTGAATCGAAAAAGGTAAAGGCAGATCCAGCGTCCGTTAAATGGAGCAAGAACAAGAAAAAGTGGTATGTTAGTGGCAAGCTGAAGTCAAGTATAGGGAAAGTCAAAGAAGGAAACTATCTATTACTTATACCCTTTTATACCGACATAgtatattaagtaaatattttttaacctaTAAAATAAACTTCGAATTGATGATGATGGTCGCCTACTGTGGGATCGTCCGATCTGTTTCGTTGATATCTTTGCAAATAGATCTCCGGCAGACCGGCAATTGCTGCGTTACAGACACATCATTTATGTTGAACTCACCAGGTCTGGACTAAACACTTTTTGTCCGCATCCAGTACGTTGTTCAGGTACAGCAGGTGCACCCACCACTTGGAGCGGCAGACTTCGGCCTCGGAGTCGACGCGGGGCGCCCACTGCGGCCCGGCGCCCAGGCGCGACCACCAGGTCGCCGCGAACCACACTACCATGTAGTATGACGGGCTGACTCTGTTACATTCAAAATAAAGAGCATATACAATGCAAGTCTAGCTAATTAAAACTCTGTAACCAGAAGCTGTATCTATGGTGAAAATACGGGTAGGCACAGCTTAAACCTCTCAGCCGCGTGACGCCAAGCGTGGGCCAAGTGACGAAGATTCTTTGTCAACGTTTCGTAAATGCCTTTTATAATGTTTAAAGTGTCATTAACTCATGCTTCAAccatataataatcataattggCGGTATCTATTGACTTACGAGAAAGCTTTAGGTACATAACCagcataacattaaaaaaaaaaactatgcatCCTTTGTAAGAATATAATTTAACCTGATGATCCTATTGATCATTGTGGAGAAGAACGACCGCCACGGCGGCATGGACCCTTTAGAGCTCTGCAGAAGAATCTTGTGTGCCAACAGGAAGCTGGCCATCAGGAAGAACACCTGTACCACCAGCGTCGAGTTGCCCAGGAGTATCGCGTCCCCGGAGCGGCGGATCTGCaatattaattcataaaaaaacagGAGTCATAACCAAGCTTCAGTAGCCATAGCATATGATAATAGCTTATTGAtaaacgccaatcaaaaagtaaaaatgtgcCATAGGGCcaagccaagatgacaatcgtacatcgataAACGCCGTGTCATCTAGTCAACAGCCTAGAAATTTCTGGATAATAATTACTAGTGAATTGACTATCTATCACCTTGTGGAAATTCAATTGTTCATGTTTAAATGACTCACTTTTGGTTTAAAACTGGGGCCCATTtatcgaacggtattagactaatatttttAGTGTGTTGCTATGGTAACgtatacgatttgacagttcgtgacatatcgttcgagaaatggacccCTTATCTAGACGAAATTATTCGTGGAATACCGTCTCTTAAAACCGTGTATTAGATACATAAGCTAGGGTGTTCCAACATACCATTCACTTTTATCAGAGACGCCCATTTCAATAGTATGGGTGtacgaataaataattatctatctatctgtaCTAACCGTCTCAAAACAGATGGTACACAGCTATTAGACATATTCAATGATGACACAAATCATGTAGAGAAACCCTGGCCCCATCGAAGAAAAGCAGGTCCATTCATTTTTACCATCGACGCCTACATGTATAGGCTGGGTGCTGTACTCAACTAAATGCCGTCTAATTTTCTATCTAAGATAGATGGATCTTTATTGTAAATCAAGTAGGTATTTTAGATACATTGACCCTGAAAAAGGTTTATCTATTTGTACTAACCGTCTCAAAATACCGTATATCAGCAACATAAGCGATGGTGCTCAACCAGCACACGTGTTCAATGATGACGCACATCATGCAGAGCACCCTGACTCCGTCGAAGACCCGAAGGTCGCCGGCGGCGCTGACGGCCGGCGGTGGAGCCCGCAGTGCACGCCAGCAGCCGGGGAGAGACCAGCATAAGGCCCATTGGTATTctgaaaaatatgtataaataatctTACAAGAATTAGATATTGGTTCTTGCTAGATAATTCTGAACACCAGAGTAAATGATGACTAACGTTAGAACATCCCGCGTCTGTGCTAAGGCATCTGATAAGTACTTCGTTTTTTATAGAAAGCCATTTCAACCAACTGGTACttatagtgatttttttttacttatagcgtattttacatatatttaggtACACGTTATCTCTTACGTACGCCACTACTTTA
Proteins encoded:
- the LOC133528742 gene encoding O-acyltransferase like protein-like isoform X1, translating into MPPRAVLVCLCLIACARAAAAISASDLTAEEYYSMPQLFHLDEYESCVATRGVYCLGSFELSPDGESRVFRLMQEYSSNWVDNFNHTRLHRGLCVSRRCGEPNLPVEAPEPSMDSWFASCVNASTMSSHNLSARLYQLDYCQRGQESARPLDAADRAFPVVLAALVALAGVSTALEWLLSPQTKKEYQWALCWSLPGCWRALRAPPPAVSAAGDLRVFDGVRVLCMMCVIIEHVCWLSTIAYVADIRYFETIRRSGDAILLGNSTLVVQVFFLMASFLLAHKILLQSSKGSMPPWRSFFSTMINRIIRVSPSYYMVVWFAATWWSRLGAGPQWAPRVDSEAEVCRSKWWVHLLYLNNVLDADKKCLVQTWYLAADMQLYAVALLLTLGLARWRRGALPTLMTLLFISVGGLFAISYWLKLVSTFVMHNPEVVRMKYYGDLSFNILYQSPLGNAPGTLAGLLLAYVHHEMLERNKQPQQYRWFRWVTSAGAPLAIWWAASSPLLLGAGAPARAPAAALAALERPVFSLFVGLALLGAMHGVQRKYTIQRVSWRPGGRRRRPCCSAPAPPRARPPPPWRRWSAPCSASSWAWLCWGLCMACNRSG
- the LOC133528742 gene encoding nose resistant to fluoxetine protein 6-like isoform X2 translates to MPPRAVLVCLCLIACARAAAAISASDLTAEEYYSMPQLFHLDEYESCVATRGVYCLGSFELSPDGESRVFRLMQEYSSNWVDNFNHTRLHRGLCVSRRCGEPNLPVEAPEPSMDSWFASCVNASTMSSHNLSARLYQLDYCQRGQESARPLDAADRAFPVVLAALVALAGVSTALEWLLSPQTKKEYQWALCWSLPGCWRALRAPPPAVSAAGDLRVFDGVRVLCMMCVIIEHVCWLSTIAYVADIRYFETIRRSGDAILLGNSTLVVQVFFLMASFLLAHKILLQSSKGSMPPWRSFFSTMINRIIRVSPSYYMVVWFAATWWSRLGAGPQWAPRVDSEAEVCRSKWWVHLLYLNNVLDADKKCLVQTWYLAADMQLYAVALLLTLGLARWRRGALPTLMTLLFISVGGLFAISYWLKLVSTFVMHNPEVVRMKYYGDLSFNILYQSPLGNAPGTLAGLLLAYVHHEMLERNKQPQQYRWFRWVTSAGAPLAIWWAASSPLLLGAGAPARAPAAALAALERPVFSLFVGLALLGAMHGVQPIWVRFFAWPGWAPAARLSFGALLLHMPINTALIAARRAPTEFNRLSVIVEWFGVAGAAYLAALPLALLVELPAQRLHRALAAPRRAPPPEDAPQPVEKTNL